The window GAGGTGGGCGTAGACGGCGCTCTCGCCGAGTTCGTCCGCAAGAGTCTGGCCCTCAGCATCCAAGACGTCAGTGATGACGACCTTTCCGCCCTCGGCCACGATGGCGCGGCTGTGCGACTCGCCCATTCCGCGGGCACCACCGCTGATGAGAACTACTTTTCCGTCAAAACGAGACATGATGTTCCTTCCAAATCCTGAAATAGTTTCAGCCGGAAGAACAAGGTCCGAGGACCCGGGGACGGTCCGTTGTGGCAACCGTGCCCGAATACTTCCGGCCACGCCTCAACGCTACGCCGTGAGTCGGCTGGGCGCGACCTGAACGGCACGCTCGCAGCGAACCATCAGTCACACACAGGTGCAGATGGATGCAGCGACAAGGTCTAAAGGATTGAACGGCACCCGTCGTGCAGAGTGCACTCGCCATCGAACGTCGAGTCGACGGAGTCGAGCACGAAATCCACGCAGTCGCGCCATTCGATGAGCGGAATCCGTGTGTCAGCCACTACCTCAGAGACAGTCG is drawn from Lujinxingia vulgaris and contains these coding sequences:
- a CDS encoding SDR family NAD(P)-dependent oxidoreductase; the protein is MSRFDGKVVLISGGARGMGESHSRAIVAEGGKVVITDVLDAEGQTLADELGESAVYAHL